The following is a genomic window from Pecten maximus chromosome 19, xPecMax1.1, whole genome shotgun sequence.
ATATTGAAGTTGATAGcatgtttattataaaaaaaaaaaaaaaaaaaattgttgtgatAGCACCATTTGGCTTCAGTAAAACTCTTAAACATGTATTAAGCATTGTACAGCAGCGTGGGTTCACATTGGTGTTTACTTTGTATTCACTATTGCCAATGCTACCTACTTGTAGGCAGTCGGTATAAATGATGTGTTCTCCCTGTCTGTCAGGCTGTTCAAATTTGACATGTAGTTGTGTCATAGTTGTtttgacatgtatttgtgtCGTTATGGTtttgacatgtatttgtgtcaaggtaattatataatgatgacatgtatttgtgtcAAAGTTTTGTGACATGTATTGGTGTCTTGTGTTTTAGTATGTTATCGGGGTGACAATACCAATGTCAATGTCATAAGATcaattttattgattaatagtAACCAAATTACATATCAATTCTACATTTGTCCCTCACACTGTCACTTCAGAAATCACAAAGCATGCCTCCAAAAAGAAAGGCGGCACGAAATCATGCCACAATACCTTCCCGGCCTCGGTTGGCAGCAACAACCAATGATGATGATTTGACTGCTCCTGATGGGCCACAGCCAGTCAATCTACAACAGGGCAGACTCATACCGGAAGCTGAGGTAGAACAGCTGATACAGAGGGCCGTACAGCAAGGGGTTGAAGCTGCTTGTAGGCAGATTTTCCCCCAAATAACAAACAACACAACTGCTACACCAGCCGTTGAACAGCAAGGGCCAGCAGCAACTGCAACCGGTCAGGCCTCTGGCTCAATGCCACAAATGGACGAAGCCGTTGGTGAGGATACAGTGTTACGGACTGCCATAGATGTGGCAGCTACTGTGTCACAGGTCGCCCCAGCTAATGACAGTGATTATGTGCCATTCAGGTCTACAGCAATCCCACTGCCAGCACTAGTAGCTCAACCTATTAAGGACAAAATTTGGGCTGGTGAATTCATTGAAATCTCAATGATTGACAAGAAAGATCACGAGAGCTTTGAACAAGTAATAAAGTACATTGCTGGGGCTCCTGTGGTGCAGTGGGTGCCCAAACATAGGACAAAGACACTGTCCTTGGATCAATGGACCAATAATTTCCACATATATGCAACCATATACTGTGAAAAGAAACCAGAGAAATTTGCCAGTCTCCTTAAATACATGTCAATTATTAGAAAATTAGCAAGTAAGGGTGCAGATTGGCAGTTTTATGACTGCTCCTTTAGAAGGTTACAGGCCACAAATGGGGATCAGGGCTGGGAAAGAGTCGAATGGGAGCTATGGCA
Proteins encoded in this region:
- the LOC117318002 gene encoding uncharacterized protein LOC117318002, yielding MPPKRKAARNHATIPSRPRLAATTNDDDLTAPDGPQPVNLQQGRLIPEAEVEQLIQRAVQQGVEAACRQIFPQITNNTTATPAVEQQGPAATATGQASGSMPQMDEAVGEDTVLRTAIDVAATVSQVAPANDSDYVPFRSTAIPLPALVAQPIKDKIWAGEFIEISMIDKKDHESFEQVIKYIAGAPVVQWVPKHRTKTLSLDQWTNNFHIYATIYCEKKPEKFASLLKYMSIIRKLASKGADWQFYDCSFRRLQATNGDQGWERVEWELWHEAIIRKVGQSSTSAKHLSVPHPKGFCFKFLEGKPCPGPEGGCQHFHGCTTCQGNHHPGTCHGSSQAPRSHFGVTPNFRPQRFNFQAPSGRYQPYSPRTRGNFRSRHPYHRR